A window of Bradyrhizobium sp. AZCC 1719 genomic DNA:
TTGTTAGGACCGTCTATGATGCAGCTCGATGGGACATCCTGCTTTACGACGCAATTCAATACTGGAAAAAACCCAGCAATGTCGATGCAATCAAAAACATCTGCTCTAATTTTCATTCTTCGAATATGGATGAAGAACAGGCTGCAAAAGCGACATACTCCCCCGTAGTAGAAAAGTATTCTTCCAAGTTTCACAAGGATGATGCTCGGATCTTAATCAAGGACGCCAGCACAAATGATACAGTCTGCGAACTTTACCCCAGAACTTTCAAGTCCGACGGCGCAGTAAACTTCTTCGCCTGTTCCTTTGACTATTGGTCATCCAAGAGTTTTGGAAATTGCCGGGAATACCTAACAGCACCAGCCATACTCGTTGGAAAGTTTGTCCCAGAGTTCTTAGCCTATGACCCTTCAACCTTGTTGTTGAGGCATAGAAATTAGGACTATTTAGTGTTGACGAGATGCCACTCGACGCAGTCCGCGGCCCGTAGAGATGTTTCTCCCCAAATCATTAGTGAGATGGCTTAGCGCTTGGCTATGATTAGTTCACCGCAGCAACGCATCATTTCATCTTTCGAATCTCCTCAGGGAAAGATTGAAAGTCAGGATCACGTGCCAACTCGCCCGATCACCCACGCCCATAACTGCCAGGCTTCAAACTTTAGAGGCTTCAAATGACCGAAGGAAAACCGTCTCCAACGCAGATGGTCATCAAAGAACTTGGCCGTTTCCTTGAAAGCAAAACATCCGAGGTTATTTGCATCAAAGGCCGCTGGGGCGTCGGCAAGACTTACGCATGGCGGCAGGCGCTAAAGCAAGCCGCCGCCAGCAACAAAATGGCTCTTGATACCTATTCATATGTTTCACTTTTCGGGACCACCAGCCTTGACCAACTGAAATATTCGATTTTCGAGAATCGCACTTCAGGTCACGCGATAGCGACTGGCGCCAATATGGAGACGTTTGGCCAGGGCATAGATACAGCGATAAAGGCCTTCGGCACCAAAGCTCTCGAAGCGCTTGCGGGAAAGACTGCAACCGACCTCGTGCAGTCCGGCGCATTCCTGATGGTAAGAAATCAGTTCGTCTGTATCGATGACATCGAACGCAAGGGAAAAGATCTCCGAGCAATGGATATCCTTGGCCTAGCGTCGACGCTTGTCGAACAGCGCAATTGCAAGGTCGTAATCATTCTCAATGACGAGCAACTCGATAACGAAAGCGAAAAGATTGACTTCCTCAAATATCAGGAAAAAGTCATCGACAGATCACTAGCATATTCACCCTCGCCAGAAGAGAGTATCCAGATAGCACTAGGCGACAATTCGAAATTCGGCGAAATGCTTGGCGAATTCTGCGCACGGCTCAATCTTTCTAATATCCGGGTTATCAAGAAGATCGAGAAACTCGTCTGGCAAATCTACCCCATTATCGAACACTACGACTCACAAATAGTAAAGGCGCACATCCACACGTTGGCGCTTCTCGGTTGGGCTCATTACTCTGAGCACGGGAAGCCCGGAGAGAAGGCATCAAACGAAAAGATCGTCGAGTTTATTTTCAACCGTTACGGCAAAGGACTTTACGGCCAAACACATAATCTAACTCCCGAGGAGGAGCGCGTAGAAGCACTCCTGCGAATGTACGGGTTCGGCAAGGTCGACGAGACCGACACTTTACTCAACAAAGGAATACTGAACGGCTATTTCGACGAAGATCAGATCAAGCACTTTGCCGATCTATCCACCGCGGCTCTCCAACAGAGCAAGATATACAGTCAATGGACCGCTGTATGGGATCGCTTTTACAACTCGTTTGATGACGACGAGAAGGAATTTGTGGAAGAACTGCTGGCGGCTTTTCAGGGAGCTGTCAAATACTTGTCTCTTGGCGACCTAAATCATTCGGTCAAAATCCTCAAGCGGCTCAAGTATGCTGCCGAGGCCTCCGCAATCCTTAAAATGTACATGGAGCAACGATCAGAAGAGCCGGTCTTTTTCGATCTCAAAGCAAGCGCATTTGGCGAGCAGATCGACGACCCAGATGTCAGGCAAGCTTGCAGCGAAAAATTACGAGCCAACGAGATCAAGCGCGAGTTGCACGAGATGTTGCTCGACATTTATAAGCGCAACGGTTGGAATTCCGGAGATCTGGAATACTTAGCGAATAGAAGCGTCGACGACTATTACGCAACTTTCAAAATTCCTCTTGGCAAGAACCACGGAAAAATTGTCGCTTCCGCCCTCCATTTCCGAGAGTTTGCCAATCAAGAAGAAGCGTATGTGACAATAGTTGAGAAAGCCGAAGAGGCGTTGAGGCGTATTGCGAAGGAGCATGAGTTAAACGCCATCAGGGTCGGGGGCCTACGCATCAGATGGCCGGATAATGCGAACTCCTGAACGTGGAGCTGCAACATTGGGCAAGATCGAATGTCAGCTTCGTCACTGATCACCTACAGCCATGTCGGCAAGACGTTCGACGCCGGCCGCGTGGTGGCCGTCGACGATGTCTCGCTCGACGTCGCCGAGGGCGAACTCCTCGCCATCGTCGGTGGCTCCGGCTCGGGCAAGACCACGCTGTTGCGGCTCGCCAACCGGCTGATCGAGGCTGACTCTGGGACCATCACGGTCGAAGGCGAGAATGTCCGCAACGTCGATCCGATCCTGTTGCGGCGGCGGATCGGCTATGTCTTTCAGAGCGGCGGGCTGTTTCCGCATCTGAGCGTCGCCGGCAATATCGGCATCACGCCAAAGCTGCTTGGCACGCGGCCCGCCGAGATTTCCGCGCGGGTGGATGAACTGCTCGACCTTGTCAGGCTCGACCGCACGCCATATCGCGACCGGCTGCCGCATGAACTCTCCGGCGGCCAGCGCCAGCGCGTCGGCGTGGCGCGGGCGCTCGCCGCCCGCCCGCGCATCATGCTGATGGACGAGCCGTTCGGCGCGCTCGACCCCCTAACCCGCGACGCGCTCGGCGACGATTTTCGCGAGCTGCACAGGAAACTCGGCCTGACCACGATCATGATCACCCATGACATGAGCGAAGCGATCCTGCTCGCCGACCGCATCGCGATCATGAGCGACGGGCGGCTGTTGGCGCAGGGCACGCCGGCCGAGCTTTCCAAATCCGA
This region includes:
- a CDS encoding ATP-binding cassette domain-containing protein: MSASSLITYSHVGKTFDAGRVVAVDDVSLDVAEGELLAIVGGSGSGKTTLLRLANRLIEADSGTITVEGENVRNVDPILLRRRIGYVFQSGGLFPHLSVAGNIGITPKLLGTRPAEISARVDELLDLVRLDRTPYRDRLPHELSGGQRQRVGVARALAARPRIMLMDEPFGALDPLTRDALGDDFRELHRKLGLTTIMITHDMSEAILLADRIAIMSDGRLLAQGTPAELSKSDDAYVGELLRTPRRQAERLGALLPREGAA
- a CDS encoding P-loop NTPase fold protein, encoding MTEGKPSPTQMVIKELGRFLESKTSEVICIKGRWGVGKTYAWRQALKQAAASNKMALDTYSYVSLFGTTSLDQLKYSIFENRTSGHAIATGANMETFGQGIDTAIKAFGTKALEALAGKTATDLVQSGAFLMVRNQFVCIDDIERKGKDLRAMDILGLASTLVEQRNCKVVIILNDEQLDNESEKIDFLKYQEKVIDRSLAYSPSPEESIQIALGDNSKFGEMLGEFCARLNLSNIRVIKKIEKLVWQIYPIIEHYDSQIVKAHIHTLALLGWAHYSEHGKPGEKASNEKIVEFIFNRYGKGLYGQTHNLTPEEERVEALLRMYGFGKVDETDTLLNKGILNGYFDEDQIKHFADLSTAALQQSKIYSQWTAVWDRFYNSFDDDEKEFVEELLAAFQGAVKYLSLGDLNHSVKILKRLKYAAEASAILKMYMEQRSEEPVFFDLKASAFGEQIDDPDVRQACSEKLRANEIKRELHEMLLDIYKRNGWNSGDLEYLANRSVDDYYATFKIPLGKNHGKIVASALHFREFANQEEAYVTIVEKAEEALRRIAKEHELNAIRVGGLRIRWPDNANS